In the Populus trichocarpa isolate Nisqually-1 chromosome 1, P.trichocarpa_v4.1, whole genome shotgun sequence genome, one interval contains:
- the LOC18094964 gene encoding S-adenosyl-L-methionine-dependent uroporphyrinogen III methyltransferase, chloroplastic — MALVYKLQAFSSFSVSAQNYNKVTSLITNPICSLHYKSSPFTEKHSIERYQRDRWLYQSQVELSQCQSSSCSLPSDSESIREDDIALQLPELKKLLEVLKRKRESCCGNDGDGEKCGPGNVFLVGTGPGDPELLTVKAVKVVQKADILLYDRLVSNDVLELVGPDARLLYVGKTAGYHSRTQEEIHELLLSFAEAGATVVRLKGGDPLVFGRGGEEMDFLQQQGIQVKVIPGITSASGIAAELGIPLTHRGVANSVRFLTGHSRNGGTDPLFVAESSADPDSTLVVYMGLSTLPALALKLMQHGLPANTPAAAVERGTTPQQRMVFAELNDLADKVAREELVSPTLIIIGKVVALSPLWPLSSKEASCLMEAV; from the exons ATGGCTCTTGTGTACAAGCTCCAAGCTTTCTCATCTTTTTCTGTGTCAGCTCAGAATTATAACAAGGTTACTTCTTTGATTACAAACCCCATTTGTTCATTACACTACAAGAGCTCGCCTTTTACAGAGAAACATTCAATTGAGAGATACCAAAGGGACCGGTGGCTTTACCAGAGCCAGGTGGAGTTAAGTCAGTGTCAATCGTCCTCATGCTCTTTGCCATCTGACTCAGAGTCTATAAGGGAAGATGACATAGCTTTGCAGCTACCTGAGTTGAAGAAGTTGCTTGAAGTGcttaagagaaagagagagagttgttGTGGTAATGATGGTGATGGGGAGAAATGTGGGCCTGGGAATGTGTTTTTGGTGGGGACCGGACCAGGAGATCCTGAGTTGTTGACAGTGAAGGCTGTGAAAGTGGTACAGAAAGCTGATATTTTGTTGTATGATAGGTTGGTTTCTAATGATGTTTTGGAGTTGGTTGGTCCTGATGCTAGATTGCTTTATGTTGGCAAGACTGCTGGGTACCATAGCAGAACTCAG gaggAAATACATGAGTTGCTTTTAAGTTTTGCTGAAGCAGGAGCTACTGTTGTGAGACTTAAAGGAGGTGATCCACTG GTATTTGGGAGGGGTGGAGAAGAGATGGATTTTTTGCAACAGCAGGGAATCCAAGTTAAAGTTATCCCAG GTATTACTTCTGCTTCAGGGATAGCAGCAGAGCTTGGGATTCCTTTGACTCATCGGGGTGTTGCAAATAGTGTTAGATTTCTAACCGGTCATTCAAGGAACGGAGGAACAGATCCCTTGTTTGTAGCAGAAAGTTCAGCTGACCCTGATTCAACCTTGGTTGTGTATATGGGCCTGTCAACTCTTCCCGCCCTTGCATTGAAGTTGATGCAACATGGTCTGCCAGCAAATACTCCAGCTGCTGCAGTTGAGCGAGGGACCACACCCCAGCAGCGCATG GTTTTTGCAGAATTAAATGATCTTGCTGATAAAGTTGCGCGGGAAGAGTTAGTTTCACCAACACTGATAATCATTGGGAAGGTGGTTGCACTTTCACCATTGTGGCCACTTTCTTCTAAAGAAGCATCCTGTTTGATGGAAGCTGTGTAA
- the LOC7456191 gene encoding O-fucosyltransferase 20 has translation MAKSKNNAKKVSYISVPSQIINSLSSSSLQSLLLSPKKPSRNRFFGLNLYRSPRFWFLALFLFCFLGMLKLSYNLDPLVPFSPYPCVTGQPQLQDSFSKKLTTRSQLGFVSNGEKNDIKDQEVGSVDARELKSEVGFGSNEVKDESLKGVVDFQGGKSDGVEEESEFWKQPDGLGYKPCLKFSREYSRWSELIVKNRRKYLLVVVSGGMNQQRNQIVDAVVIARILGAALVVPILQVNVIWGDESEFSDIFDLEHFKRVLANDVRIVSSLPSTHITTRPVVESRTPLHVSPQWIRARYLKRLNREGVLLLRGLDSRLSKDLPSDLQKLRCKVAFNALRFAPPVLELGNKLAERMRSKGPYLALHLRMELDVWVRTGCQPGLSHEYDEIINNERKQRPELLTARSNMTYHERKLAGLCPLNAMEVARLLKALGAPRSTRIYWAGGQPLGGKEALQPLTREFPHFYNKEDLALPGELKPFANRASLMAAIDYIVSENSDVFMPSHGGNMGHAIQGHRAYAGHKKYITPNKRHMLPYFLNSSLPGAEFNRIIKELHRDSLGQPELRTIKAGRDVTKYPVPECMCSDSHTRSSL, from the exons ATGGCAAAGTCAAAGAATAATGCAAAGAAAGTTTCTTACATTTCAGTTCCATCACAAATTATCAATtccttatcttcttcttctttgcaaTCTCTGCTTCTTTCTCCAAAGAAACCATCACGAAACAGGTTTTTTGGGTTGAACTTGTATAGGAGTCCAAGATTTTGGTTCTtggctttgtttcttttttgttttcttggtatGTTAAAGTTATCGTACAATCTTGACCCTTTAGTACCATTTTCTCCTTACCCTTGTGTGACTGGTCAGCCACAGCTGCAAGACTCTTTCTCTAAGAAGTTAACTACAAGATCACAGCTTGGTTTTgtttcaaatggtgaaaagaATGATATAAAAGATCAAGAAGTTGGGTCTGTGGATGCTCGGGAGCTGAAATCTGAGGTGGGTTTTGGTTCAAATGAAGTAAAAGATGAGTCCTTGAAAGGTGTGGTTGATTTTCAGGGTGGAAAGTCTGATGGGGTTGAAGAGGAGAGTGAGTTTTGGAAACAACCGGATGGGTTGGGTTATAAGCCTTGTTTAAAGTTTAGTAGGGAGTATAGCAGATGGAGTGAGCTGATTGTTAAGAATAGAAGAAAGTATTTGCTAGTTGTGGTTTCTGGTGGAATGAATCAGCAGAGGAATCAGATTGTGGATGCTGTGGTGATTGCAAGGATTCTTGGTGCTGCTTTGGTTGTTCCCATTTTGCAAGTCAATGTCATTTGGGGAGATGAAAG TGAATTTTCTGATATATTTGATTTGGAGCACTTCAAGAGAGTTTTAGCAAATGATGTGAGAATAGTTTCGTCATTACCATCAACTCATATAACCACAAGGCCGGTGGTTGAGAGCCGAACTCCACTCCATGTCTCCCCTCAATGGATTCGTGCACGTTATCTTAAAAGG CTTAACAGAGAAGGTGTTTTACTTTTACGTGGTTTGGATTCAAGACTTTCTAAAGATCTTCCTTCCGATCTTCAGAAACTTCGATGCAAG GTGGCATTTAATGCATTAAGGTTTGCGCCACCAGTTTTGGAGCTTGGTAACAAGCTTGCAGAGAGGATGCGGAGCAAAGGACCCTATCTTGCTCTTCATCTACGGATGGAGTTGGATGTGTGGGTGAGGACTGGATGCCAACCTGGTTTGAGCCATGAATACGATGAGATTATCAATAATGAGAGGAAACAACGACCTGAACTCCTTACTGCAAGGTCAAACATGACCTATCATGAAAGAAAGCTTGCTGGTCTTTGCCCCTTGAATGCAATGGAGGTTGCAAG GCTTCTTAAAGCTCTCGGAGCTCCAAGAAGTACAAGAATATACTGGGCAGGAGGGCAACCACTTGGTGGAAAAGAAGCTTTGCAACCATTAACCAGAGAATTTCCTCATTTCTACAACAAGGAAGATCTTGCCTTACCTGGTGAACTGAAGCCATTTGCAAATAGAGCTTCCTTGATGGCTGCCATTGATTATATAGTTTCAGAGAACAGTGATGTTTTTATGCCATCTCATGGTGGAAACATGGGTCATGCAATCCAG GGACATAGGGCATATGCAGGACACAAGAAGTATATAACCCCAAACAAAAGGCACATGCTCCCTTATTTTCTAAATTCCTCTCTCCCTGGAGCTGAGTTCAACAGGATCATAAAAGAGTTGCATCGTGACTCCTTAGGACAACCAGAACTCAGGACTATCAAAGCTGGAAGAGATGTTACGAAATACCCGGTTCCTGAGTGTATGTGCAGTGATTCACATACTCGCTCCTCTTTGTGA